One region of Streptomyces subrutilus genomic DNA includes:
- a CDS encoding penicillin-binding transpeptidase domain-containing protein has product MNGAAKGAIIGGVFLALLGGTGYGVYALVGDAGDDGKGAAKGDTAVQSEKGSGPVTEKETAATAKAFLAAWAAGDDRAAADLTNNAQAAQTAVGDYKAKAYVSKAVITPGPATGTTVPFKVEAEITYEGTTKPFAYDSQLTVVRGLTSGKPLVDWQPAVIHPQLQRDEKLRAGTPASPPVKAVDRGGEELTAEKYPSLRPVLAELRETYGAEAGGASGAEVWIEPADRSAPKRTLLTLVEGEPAVLKTYLDAKVQAAAEQAVARFPEASVVAIKPSTGHILAVANHRKDGYNAAMTGNRAPGSTMKIVTGAMLLDRGLVAADKPAECPKEVSWGGRPFHNLKNFELPAGTSFATSFARSCNTAFIKQIKPVDDDSALPREATEVFGIGLDWKTGIKSTDGKVPPATGAAAAAAYIGQGQITMNPLNVASITATARTGVFRQPLLVAPELDGRTIATAQRRMKPSVQQQLVSMMKLTATSGTGREAMASVGGTDKGAKTGSAEVDGAGSPDSWFTGFSGDLAAAAMVEAGGHGGDAAGPIVATVLNAR; this is encoded by the coding sequence GTGAACGGGGCAGCGAAGGGCGCGATCATCGGCGGGGTGTTCCTCGCGTTGCTCGGCGGCACCGGCTACGGGGTCTACGCCCTGGTCGGAGACGCGGGCGACGACGGCAAGGGGGCCGCCAAGGGCGACACCGCCGTCCAATCGGAGAAGGGCAGCGGCCCCGTCACCGAGAAGGAGACCGCGGCGACCGCGAAGGCCTTCCTGGCCGCGTGGGCCGCCGGTGACGACCGGGCGGCCGCCGACCTGACCAACAACGCGCAGGCCGCGCAGACCGCGGTGGGCGACTACAAGGCCAAGGCGTACGTGTCCAAGGCCGTGATCACCCCGGGCCCCGCGACGGGTACGACCGTGCCGTTCAAGGTCGAGGCGGAGATCACGTACGAGGGCACGACCAAGCCCTTCGCGTACGACTCCCAGCTGACCGTGGTGCGCGGCCTGACCAGCGGAAAGCCGCTCGTCGACTGGCAGCCCGCAGTGATCCACCCGCAGCTCCAGAGGGACGAGAAGCTGCGCGCGGGCACCCCCGCGAGCCCGCCGGTCAAGGCCGTCGACCGGGGCGGCGAGGAGCTGACCGCGGAGAAGTACCCCTCGCTGCGGCCGGTCCTCGCCGAACTGCGCGAGACGTACGGGGCCGAGGCGGGCGGCGCGTCGGGCGCCGAGGTCTGGATCGAGCCGGCGGACCGGAGCGCGCCGAAGCGGACCCTGCTGACCCTGGTCGAGGGAGAGCCCGCCGTCCTCAAGACGTACCTGGACGCGAAGGTCCAGGCGGCGGCCGAGCAGGCGGTCGCCAGGTTCCCCGAGGCCTCGGTCGTCGCGATCAAGCCGAGCACCGGGCACATCCTGGCCGTCGCCAACCACCGCAAGGACGGCTACAACGCGGCGATGACGGGCAACCGGGCGCCCGGCTCCACGATGAAGATCGTGACGGGAGCGATGCTGCTGGACCGCGGCCTGGTGGCGGCCGACAAGCCGGCGGAGTGCCCGAAGGAGGTGTCCTGGGGCGGCCGCCCGTTCCACAACCTGAAGAACTTCGAGCTGCCGGCCGGCACCAGCTTCGCGACCTCCTTCGCCCGGTCCTGCAACACCGCCTTCATCAAGCAGATCAAGCCGGTCGACGACGACTCGGCGCTGCCGAGGGAGGCCACGGAGGTCTTCGGCATCGGGCTGGACTGGAAGACGGGCATCAAGTCCACCGACGGCAAGGTCCCGCCGGCGACGGGCGCGGCGGCGGCCGCCGCGTACATCGGACAGGGCCAGATCACCATGAACCCGCTGAACGTCGCCTCCATCACGGCGACCGCCCGCACGGGCGTCTTCCGCCAGCCGCTCCTGGTCGCCCCGGAGCTCGACGGCCGCACGATCGCGACGGCGCAGCGCCGCATGAAGCCCTCGGTGCAGCAGCAGCTGGTCTCGATGATGAAGCTGACGGCGACCAGCGGCACGGGCCGCGAGGCCATGGCCTCGGTCGGCGGCACGGACAAGGGCGCGAAGACCGGCTCGGCGGAGGTCGACGGCGCGGGCAGCCCCGACAGCTGGTTCACGGGCTTCAGCGGCGACCTGGCCGCGGCCGCCATGGTCGAGGCGGGCGGCCACGGCGGCGACGCGGCGGGCCCGATCGTCGCGACGGTCCTGAACGCCCGCTGA
- the rsmI gene encoding 16S rRNA (cytidine(1402)-2'-O)-methyltransferase, producing the protein MTTDQPRASEPTSPAGVLVLAGTPIGDLTDAPPRLAAELERADVIAAEDTRRLRRLTQGLGVHTTGRVLSYFEGNESARTPELVEALAGGARVLLVTDAGMPSVSDPGYRLVAAAVEKDIKVTAVPGPSAVLTALAMSGLPVDRFCFEGFLPRKAGERLGRLREVEAERRTLVYFEAPHRLDDTLAAMAEVFGAERRAAVCRELTKTYEEVKRGGLGELAAWAAEGVRGEITVVVEGAPAAAPGDVDDEELVRRVRVREEAGERRKEAIAAVAAEAGVPKREVFDAVVAAKNAAQKMPQTGKGLT; encoded by the coding sequence GTGACCACTGACCAGCCCCGCGCCAGCGAGCCCACCTCTCCGGCAGGAGTCCTCGTACTCGCCGGCACCCCCATCGGCGACCTCACGGACGCCCCGCCGCGGCTCGCGGCCGAGCTGGAGCGGGCCGACGTGATCGCCGCCGAGGACACCCGGCGGCTGCGCCGGCTGACCCAGGGCCTCGGCGTGCACACCACCGGGCGCGTCCTGTCGTACTTCGAGGGCAACGAGTCCGCGCGGACCCCCGAGCTGGTCGAGGCGCTGGCCGGCGGGGCCCGCGTGCTGCTGGTGACCGACGCCGGGATGCCCTCGGTGTCGGACCCCGGCTACCGGCTGGTGGCCGCCGCCGTCGAGAAGGACATCAAGGTCACCGCCGTTCCCGGGCCGTCCGCGGTGCTCACCGCGCTGGCCATGTCCGGGCTGCCGGTGGACCGGTTCTGCTTCGAGGGGTTCCTGCCGCGCAAGGCGGGCGAGCGCCTCGGCCGGCTGCGCGAGGTGGAGGCCGAGCGGCGCACGCTCGTCTACTTCGAGGCCCCGCACCGGCTCGACGACACCCTGGCCGCCATGGCCGAGGTCTTCGGCGCCGAGCGCCGTGCCGCCGTGTGCCGCGAGCTGACCAAGACGTACGAGGAGGTCAAGCGCGGCGGGCTCGGCGAGCTGGCCGCCTGGGCGGCCGAGGGCGTGCGCGGGGAGATCACCGTCGTGGTGGAGGGCGCCCCGGCGGCGGCCCCCGGCGATGTGGACGACGAGGAGCTGGTGCGCAGGGTACGGGTGCGGGAGGAGGCGGGGGAGCGGCGCAAGGAGGCCATCGCGGCGGTCGCCGCCGAGGCCGGAGTACCCAAGCGCGAGGTGTTCGACGCGGTCGTCGCGGCAAAGAACGCGGCACAAAAGATGCCGCAAACCGGTAAAGGGCTAACCTGA
- a CDS encoding YbaK/EbsC family protein, giving the protein MTTSTHPLFAEALDGLGLELAVRALPEGTRTAVDAAAAIGRELSQIVKSLVFAADGVPVLVLMDGASRVDVEAVRRELGAEEVTRADAALVRETTGYAIGGVPPFGHRTRTRVLADRRLLGHDVVWAAAGTPNTVFPMGPQQLVEHAGATLADVREAAG; this is encoded by the coding sequence ATGACGACCTCCACGCATCCACTGTTCGCCGAGGCCCTGGACGGGCTGGGGCTCGAGCTCGCCGTTCGGGCCCTTCCCGAAGGGACCCGTACCGCGGTCGACGCGGCCGCCGCGATCGGCCGCGAGCTCAGCCAGATCGTGAAGTCGCTGGTCTTCGCCGCGGACGGGGTGCCGGTGCTGGTCCTGATGGACGGGGCCTCGCGGGTCGACGTGGAGGCGGTGCGCCGGGAGCTCGGGGCGGAGGAGGTCACCCGGGCGGATGCCGCACTGGTGCGCGAGACGACGGGCTACGCCATCGGCGGGGTCCCGCCCTTCGGGCACCGCACGCGCACGCGGGTGCTCGCCGACCGGCGGCTGCTCGGCCACGACGTGGTCTGGGCCGCCGCCGGCACCCCCAACACCGTGTTCCCGATGGGGCCGCAGCAGCTCGTCGAGCACGCCGGAGCCACCCTCGCCGACGTACGGGAAGCCGCCGGCTGA
- a CDS encoding histone deacetylase translates to MNLVRTVEAARTPGAAPELVWYTSYGSNTHRDRLACYLAGGTPAGAARSYPGCRDPRAPARSVPVELPGRLYFATKSPVWTGGRAFYDPAEAGLTRARAHLVTTQQFSDITAQEMYRQPGPDLDLDLTEVLRSGRDERGPGRYETLICAGVLEGIPVLTFTAPWAMHDVDWVKPSAAYVSYLAAGLLESGAWTGPSIAGYLARSPGAAGHWSPDEILALMTPWHPAGPTP, encoded by the coding sequence ATGAACCTCGTCCGCACGGTGGAAGCGGCCCGCACCCCCGGGGCCGCCCCGGAACTGGTCTGGTACACCTCCTACGGCTCGAACACGCACCGGGACCGGCTGGCCTGCTACCTCGCCGGAGGCACCCCGGCCGGCGCCGCGCGCAGCTACCCCGGCTGCCGCGACCCCCGCGCGCCCGCCCGCTCCGTGCCGGTCGAGCTGCCGGGGCGGCTGTACTTCGCCACGAAGTCCCCGGTGTGGACGGGCGGCCGGGCCTTCTACGACCCGGCCGAGGCGGGCCTCACCCGGGCGCGCGCCCACCTGGTGACGACCCAGCAGTTCTCCGACATCACCGCCCAGGAGATGTACCGGCAGCCGGGGCCCGACCTCGACCTCGACCTCACCGAGGTGCTGCGCTCGGGACGCGACGAGCGGGGCCCGGGCCGCTACGAGACGCTGATCTGCGCCGGCGTCCTGGAGGGCATTCCCGTACTGACCTTCACCGCCCCCTGGGCCATGCACGACGTGGACTGGGTGAAGCCGTCCGCCGCCTACGTGAGCTACCTGGCGGCGGGCCTGCTGGAGTCCGGCGCCTGGACCGGCCCCTCCATCGCCGGCTACCTCGCCCGCAGCCCCGGAGCCGCCGGCCACTGGAGCCCGGATGAGATCCTGGCCCTCATGACGCCCTGGCACCCGGCCGGCCCGACCCCCTGA
- the cbiQ gene encoding cobalt ECF transporter T component CbiQ, translated as MGAGHAHRLYRPGHSPVHALPPHCKLAATFAFVVVVVSTPREAVWAFGAYAVLLAAVAAAARIPAGFLLRRLLIEIPFVAFAVLMPFVAEGERVEVLGLSLSVSGLWGAWNVLAKGTLGVAASVLLASTTELRALLLGLQRLKLPPLLVQIASFMIRYGDVISGELRRMSIARRSRGFEARGIRHWGVLAKTAGALFIRSYERGERVYLAMVSRGYAGSMPVIDEAVATRTQWACAAALPVTALAVCLMGWTL; from the coding sequence GTGGGTGCGGGCCACGCCCACCGGCTCTACCGCCCCGGGCACTCCCCGGTGCACGCGCTGCCGCCGCACTGCAAGCTCGCGGCCACCTTCGCGTTCGTGGTGGTGGTGGTCTCCACCCCGCGGGAGGCGGTGTGGGCCTTCGGGGCCTACGCCGTCCTGCTCGCGGCCGTCGCGGCCGCCGCCCGGATACCGGCCGGCTTCCTGCTGCGGAGGCTGCTGATCGAGATCCCGTTCGTGGCCTTCGCGGTGCTGATGCCCTTCGTGGCCGAGGGCGAGAGGGTCGAGGTCCTCGGCCTCTCGCTGAGCGTCTCCGGACTCTGGGGCGCCTGGAACGTGCTCGCCAAGGGCACCCTCGGCGTGGCCGCGTCCGTACTGCTCGCCTCGACGACCGAGCTGCGGGCGCTGCTGCTGGGGCTCCAGCGCCTCAAGCTGCCGCCGCTGCTGGTCCAGATCGCCTCGTTCATGATCCGGTACGGGGACGTGATCAGCGGTGAGCTGCGGCGGATGTCCATTGCCCGGCGCTCGCGCGGCTTCGAGGCGCGCGGGATCCGGCACTGGGGCGTGCTCGCCAAGACGGCCGGCGCGCTGTTCATCCGCTCCTACGAGCGCGGCGAGCGGGTCTACCTCGCGATGGTCAGCCGCGGCTACGCCGGCTCGATGCCGGTGATCGACGAGGCCGTGGCCACTCGCACGCAGTGGGCCTGCGCGGCCGCGCTCCCGGTGACGGCCCTCGCCGTCTGTCTGATGGGATGGACCCTGTGA
- a CDS encoding TatD family hydrolase has translation MSTSPAPASRASKDAPPPLPEPLRVAVADSHTHLDMQSGTVEEGLAKAASVGVAAVVQVGCDVKGSRWAAETAAAYENVHAAVALHPNEAPRIVHGDPEGWSRQGARTGGGQAALDEALAEIEALAALEHVKAVGETGLDYFRTGPEGMAAQERSFRAHIEIAKRRGKALVIHDRDAHADVLRVLREEGAPERTVFHCYSGDADMARECAAAGYYMSFAGTVTFKNAAPLREALAVAPLELVLVETDAPYLTPAPYRGRPNAPYLIPLTVRAMAAVRGIGEDAMATALAANTARAFDY, from the coding sequence ATGAGCACTTCGCCGGCCCCGGCCTCCCGAGCCTCCAAGGACGCACCGCCACCGCTGCCCGAACCCCTCCGGGTGGCGGTGGCGGACTCGCACACCCACCTGGACATGCAGTCCGGCACCGTCGAGGAGGGCCTCGCGAAGGCCGCCTCGGTGGGTGTGGCCGCGGTCGTCCAGGTCGGCTGCGACGTGAAGGGCTCGCGCTGGGCCGCCGAGACGGCCGCCGCGTACGAGAACGTCCACGCGGCCGTGGCCCTGCACCCGAACGAGGCGCCCCGGATCGTGCACGGGGACCCTGAGGGCTGGTCGCGGCAGGGCGCCCGGACCGGCGGCGGACAGGCCGCGCTCGACGAGGCGCTGGCCGAGATCGAGGCCCTGGCCGCGCTGGAGCACGTCAAGGCGGTCGGCGAGACCGGACTGGACTACTTCCGCACCGGGCCGGAGGGCATGGCCGCGCAGGAGCGCTCCTTCCGCGCCCACATCGAGATCGCCAAGCGCCGGGGCAAGGCCCTTGTGATCCACGACCGCGACGCCCACGCGGACGTGCTGCGCGTGCTGCGGGAGGAGGGCGCGCCGGAGCGCACCGTCTTCCACTGCTACTCGGGGGACGCCGACATGGCCCGGGAGTGCGCCGCCGCCGGCTACTACATGTCCTTCGCCGGGACGGTCACCTTCAAGAACGCCGCCCCGCTGCGCGAGGCGCTGGCCGTGGCCCCGCTGGAGCTGGTGCTCGTCGAGACCGACGCCCCGTACCTCACCCCGGCGCCGTACCGCGGACGGCCCAACGCCCCGTACCTCATTCCGCTGACCGTACGGGCGATGGCGGCGGTCCGGGGCATCGGCGAGGACGCGATGGCCACCGCGCTGGCGGCCAACACGGCGCGCGCCTTCGACTACTGA
- a CDS encoding dolichyl-phosphate-mannose--protein mannosyltransferase, with protein sequence MTKTATPPPSPAGAPPSPPAGRDNEPPTWLRRLRAFGYVPRAGAGQGDVRTRLVPPYAQPSPQLWMTFGLPPRVWDTWQRIVSWVGPLLVALVAGVLRFAHLGSPKAVIFDETYYAKDAWATIKQGYEASWPKDIDKSILADPGSVPLPLDPGYVVHPPVGKWVIGLGEWMFGLTPFGWRFMTAVLGTLSVLMLCRIGRRLFRSTFLGCLAGALLAVDGLHLVMSRTALLDLVLMFFVLAAFGALLIDRDRTRARLADALPVDDEGRTRPDVRIAETLGLGARPYRILAGVCLGLAAGTKWNGFVVLAFFGVLTVLWDAGARRTAGAGAPYAAMLRRDALPAFLSTVPVAVVTYVASWSGWIFSPDNGKGGYLRDWAAKNDQGSALSFLPEWLRSLWHYETEVYAFHVGLTSGHTYESNPWSWLVLGRPVSYFYESPEPGTDGCPATAAGKCAREVLALGTPLLWWAGCFALLYVLWRWFFRRDWRAGAIACALGAGLLPWFNYQERTIFFFYAVVFVPYLCLAVAMMIGALLGPAGSSERRRTLGAIGAGVLVLLIVWNFIYFWPIYTGQTLPMDSWRARMWLDTWV encoded by the coding sequence GTGACCAAGACCGCGACGCCGCCGCCCAGCCCCGCGGGGGCCCCGCCCTCCCCGCCGGCGGGACGCGACAATGAGCCGCCCACCTGGCTGCGCCGCCTGCGCGCCTTCGGCTACGTGCCCCGCGCCGGTGCGGGGCAGGGCGACGTGCGCACCCGCCTGGTGCCCCCGTACGCGCAGCCGTCCCCGCAGCTGTGGATGACCTTCGGGCTGCCGCCGAGGGTGTGGGACACCTGGCAGCGGATCGTCTCGTGGGTCGGGCCGCTGCTGGTGGCGCTCGTCGCCGGCGTGCTGCGGTTCGCGCACCTGGGCAGCCCGAAGGCGGTGATATTCGACGAGACGTACTACGCCAAGGACGCCTGGGCCACGATCAAACAGGGCTACGAGGCGAGCTGGCCCAAGGACATCGACAAGTCGATCCTCGCCGACCCCGGCTCGGTCCCCCTCCCGCTGGATCCGGGCTACGTCGTGCACCCGCCCGTCGGCAAGTGGGTCATCGGGCTCGGCGAGTGGATGTTCGGGCTCACCCCCTTCGGCTGGCGGTTCATGACCGCCGTGCTCGGCACCCTGTCCGTGCTGATGCTCTGCCGGATCGGGCGGCGGCTGTTCCGCTCGACCTTCCTGGGCTGCCTGGCGGGGGCGCTGCTCGCGGTGGACGGCCTGCACCTGGTGATGAGCCGCACCGCGCTGCTCGACCTGGTGCTGATGTTCTTCGTGCTCGCCGCCTTCGGTGCGCTGCTGATCGACCGGGACCGGACCCGCGCCCGGCTCGCGGACGCGCTCCCGGTGGACGACGAGGGCCGGACCCGGCCGGACGTGCGGATCGCCGAGACGCTGGGGCTGGGTGCGCGCCCGTACCGGATCCTGGCGGGGGTCTGCCTGGGCCTCGCCGCCGGGACGAAGTGGAACGGCTTCGTCGTCCTGGCCTTCTTCGGCGTCCTCACCGTCCTGTGGGACGCCGGCGCGCGGCGCACGGCGGGCGCGGGCGCCCCGTACGCGGCGATGCTGCGCCGCGACGCGCTGCCCGCGTTCCTGTCCACCGTCCCGGTCGCGGTGGTGACGTACGTGGCCTCGTGGTCGGGCTGGATCTTCAGCCCGGACAACGGCAAGGGCGGCTACCTGCGCGACTGGGCCGCCAAGAACGACCAGGGCAGCGCGCTGTCGTTCCTGCCCGAGTGGCTGCGCAGCCTGTGGCACTACGAGACCGAGGTGTACGCGTTCCACGTCGGCCTGACCTCGGGGCACACCTACGAGTCGAACCCGTGGAGCTGGCTGGTCCTGGGCCGGCCCGTCTCCTATTTCTACGAGTCCCCGGAGCCCGGCACCGACGGCTGCCCGGCGACGGCGGCCGGCAAGTGCGCCCGCGAGGTCTTGGCGCTGGGCACCCCGCTGCTGTGGTGGGCGGGCTGCTTCGCGCTGCTGTACGTGCTGTGGCGGTGGTTCTTCCGCCGCGACTGGCGGGCGGGCGCGATCGCGTGCGCGCTGGGCGCGGGCCTGCTGCCCTGGTTCAACTACCAGGAGCGGACCATCTTCTTCTTCTACGCGGTGGTGTTCGTCCCGTACCTGTGCCTGGCGGTGGCGATGATGATCGGCGCTTTGCTGGGCCCGGCCGGATCGAGCGAACGGCGGCGGACGCTGGGCGCGATCGGGGCGGGGGTCCTGGTCCTGCTGATCGTGTGGAACTTCATCTACTTCTGGCCCATCTACACGGGCCAGACCCTGCCAATGGACTCCTGGCGGGCCAGGATGTGGCTGGACACCTGGGTCTGA
- a CDS encoding serine hydrolase domain-containing protein yields the protein MRVDIQGVVTEGFEPVRDAFARNFEVLGDRGAAVAVYREGRKVVDLWGGTKDANGTEPWAEDTAQIVRSATKGVAAAVPLLLHQRGLLDLDAPVGSYWPEFKAGGKDRTLVRDLLAHRAGLPALERGLSAAEAADGVSGPRAVAAQQPYWEPGTGHGYHAQTFSWLLSELVLRATGRTVGGILAEEIAEPLGLEFWIGLPETEVHRVGRVAPVDPPASAGLLKTRPKRNVSEAYADPRSLTRRAFAAIDPLPDENDPAYRAAELPASNGIGTARALARFYAAAIGVVEDGARIFTPATTALAGKELSAGPDRVLVVNTRFGPGYMLHGPASPLLSPASFGHPGRGGSLAFADPDAGIGFGYVTNAHAKSVTADPRAQALVRALRAALTA from the coding sequence CTGCGCGTGGATATCCAGGGTGTGGTGACGGAGGGCTTCGAGCCCGTCAGAGACGCGTTCGCGCGCAATTTCGAGGTGCTCGGGGACCGGGGCGCGGCGGTCGCCGTGTACCGGGAGGGCCGCAAGGTCGTGGACCTGTGGGGCGGCACCAAGGACGCGAACGGCACCGAGCCGTGGGCCGAGGACACCGCGCAGATCGTCCGCTCCGCGACCAAGGGGGTGGCCGCGGCCGTCCCCCTGCTGCTGCACCAGCGCGGTCTGCTGGACCTGGACGCGCCCGTGGGCTCGTACTGGCCGGAGTTCAAGGCGGGCGGCAAGGACCGGACCCTGGTCCGCGACCTGCTCGCGCACCGCGCGGGGCTTCCGGCGCTGGAGCGCGGGCTGAGCGCGGCCGAGGCCGCGGACGGGGTCTCCGGTCCGCGGGCGGTCGCGGCGCAGCAGCCCTACTGGGAGCCCGGCACCGGGCACGGCTACCACGCACAGACCTTCAGCTGGCTGCTGTCCGAGCTGGTGCTGCGGGCGACGGGCCGCACGGTCGGCGGCATCCTGGCCGAGGAGATCGCCGAGCCGCTGGGCCTGGAGTTCTGGATAGGCCTGCCGGAGACGGAGGTCCACCGGGTGGGGCGGGTGGCGCCGGTCGACCCGCCCGCGAGCGCCGGCCTGCTCAAGACCCGGCCGAAGAGGAACGTTTCCGAGGCCTACGCCGACCCCCGGTCCCTGACCCGCCGCGCCTTCGCGGCCATCGACCCGCTGCCGGACGAGAACGACCCGGCCTACCGGGCGGCCGAGCTGCCGGCCTCGAACGGCATCGGCACGGCCCGCGCCCTGGCCCGCTTCTACGCGGCCGCCATCGGCGTGGTGGAGGACGGCGCGCGGATCTTCACCCCGGCCACCACCGCCCTCGCCGGCAAGGAGCTCTCGGCCGGCCCGGACCGCGTCCTGGTGGTCAACACCCGCTTCGGCCCCGGCTACATGCTGCACGGCCCGGCCTCGCCGCTGCTCTCGCCGGCCTCCTTCGGCCACCCGGGCCGCGGCGGCTCCCTGGCCTTCGCGGACCCGGACGCGGGCATCGGCTTCGGCTACGTCACCAACGCCCACGCCAAGTCGGTCACGGCCGACCCCCGCGCCCAGGCCCTCGTCCGAGCCCTGCGCGCGGCGCTCACCGCCTGA
- a CDS encoding resuscitation-promoting factor, with protein MLPAPAAAPGPAPGPAPGCVPVPGPGPGTGRRRRTAPAEPPPASWRRMVPQALVVAFLAGGTTAFVAADKAVRLTVDGVPRTLHTFADDVDELLASEGLALGPHDLVAPGPGEHLDDGEQVVVRYGRPLSLTLDGLQRQVWTTARTVEGALRQFGIRAEGAYLSAPRTAPVPRAGMALSVRTERSVTFMADGRERTVRTNAATVQEALDQAGITLNGQDTTSVPPTAFPRDGLTITVLRITGTREVREERIPYETERVKDGTLFAGTEVVERAGRSGARRVTYSLRTVNGVRQKPRRIADETVREPVTQRVRVGTKPLPTSVSGADGLNWAALAQCESGGRPSATDPSGTYGGLYQFDVRTWQGLGGSGRPQDAPASEQTYRAKKLYVQRGASPWPHCGRRLSG; from the coding sequence CTGCTGCCGGCGCCCGCGGCCGCGCCGGGACCCGCGCCGGGACCCGCCCCGGGATGCGTGCCGGTACCGGGGCCCGGGCCCGGCACCGGCAGACGCCGCCGCACCGCCCCCGCCGAGCCCCCGCCGGCCAGTTGGCGGCGGATGGTGCCGCAGGCCCTGGTCGTCGCCTTCCTCGCCGGCGGCACCACCGCCTTCGTCGCCGCCGACAAGGCGGTACGGCTCACCGTCGACGGCGTCCCGCGCACCCTGCACACCTTCGCCGACGACGTCGACGAACTACTGGCCTCCGAAGGGCTCGCCCTCGGCCCCCACGACCTCGTGGCCCCCGGCCCCGGCGAACACCTCGACGACGGCGAACAGGTCGTCGTCCGCTACGGCCGCCCCCTGAGCCTCACCCTCGACGGCCTGCAGCGCCAGGTGTGGACCACCGCCCGCACCGTCGAAGGCGCACTGCGCCAGTTCGGCATCCGCGCCGAGGGCGCCTACCTCTCGGCGCCGCGCACCGCCCCCGTGCCGCGCGCCGGAATGGCCCTCAGCGTCCGCACCGAACGCAGCGTCACCTTCATGGCCGACGGCCGCGAACGCACCGTCCGCACCAACGCCGCCACCGTCCAGGAGGCCCTCGACCAGGCCGGCATCACCCTGAACGGCCAGGACACCACCTCCGTGCCGCCCACCGCCTTCCCGCGCGACGGCCTGACCATCACCGTGCTGCGCATCACCGGCACCCGCGAGGTCCGCGAGGAGCGCATCCCGTACGAGACGGAGCGGGTCAAGGACGGCACCCTCTTCGCCGGCACCGAGGTCGTGGAACGCGCCGGGCGGTCCGGGGCCCGCCGGGTCACCTACAGCCTGCGCACCGTCAACGGGGTCCGCCAAAAGCCCCGCCGCATCGCGGACGAGACCGTCCGCGAGCCCGTCACCCAGCGCGTCAGGGTCGGCACGAAGCCGCTGCCGACCTCCGTGTCCGGCGCCGACGGCCTCAACTGGGCGGCCCTCGCCCAGTGCGAATCGGGCGGGCGCCCCTCGGCCACCGACCCCTCGGGGACGTACGGCGGCCTCTACCAGTTCGACGTACGGACCTGGCAGGGCCTCGGCGGCAGCGGCCGCCCGCAGGACGCCCCGGCCTCGGAGCAGACGTACCGGGCGAAGAAGCTCTACGTGCAGCGGGGGGCGAGTCCGTGGCCGCACTGCGGCCGTAGGCTTAGCGGGTGA
- a CDS encoding energy-coupling factor ABC transporter ATP-binding protein translates to MDPVTAPGPAPSCGPAAAPSLEVTGLAYAYPDGHQALFGVDLTVGHGERVALLGPNGAGKTTLVLHLNGILAGGVGSVRVAGTPVEKRTLAEVRRRVGIVFQDPDDQLFMPTVREDVAFGPAASGMRGAELEERVGEALEQVGMAGFADRPPHHLSFGQRRRVAVATVLAMRPEILVLDEPSSNLDPASRRELADILRSLDVTVLMVTHDLPYALELCPRSVVLSEGVIAADGRTQDLLCDEALMRAHRLELPFGFDPRSVSVA, encoded by the coding sequence ATGGACCCTGTGACTGCTCCCGGCCCCGCCCCGTCCTGCGGCCCCGCCGCCGCCCCCTCCCTCGAGGTGACCGGCCTCGCCTACGCCTACCCCGACGGGCACCAGGCCCTCTTCGGGGTCGACCTGACCGTCGGGCACGGCGAGCGGGTGGCCCTGCTCGGGCCGAACGGCGCCGGCAAGACCACCCTCGTGCTGCACCTCAACGGCATCCTGGCCGGCGGGGTCGGCTCCGTGCGCGTGGCCGGGACGCCCGTGGAGAAGCGCACCCTCGCCGAGGTCCGGCGCCGCGTCGGCATCGTCTTCCAGGACCCCGACGACCAGCTCTTCATGCCGACCGTCCGGGAGGACGTGGCCTTCGGCCCGGCCGCCTCCGGAATGCGCGGCGCCGAGCTGGAGGAACGGGTTGGGGAGGCGCTGGAGCAGGTCGGGATGGCGGGCTTCGCCGACCGGCCCCCGCACCACCTGTCCTTCGGGCAGCGCCGCCGGGTGGCGGTGGCGACCGTACTGGCCATGCGGCCCGAGATCCTCGTCCTCGACGAGCCCTCCTCCAACCTGGACCCGGCCTCGCGCCGCGAGCTCGCGGACATCCTGCGCTCGCTCGACGTGACGGTGCTGATGGTGACCCACGACCTGCCGTACGCGCTGGAGCTGTGCCCGCGCTCGGTCGTCCTCAGCGAGGGCGTGATCGCCGCCGACGGCCGGACCCAGGACCTGCTGTGCGACGAGGCGCTCATGCGGGCCCACCGCCTGGAACTGCCCTTCGGCTTCGACCCGCGCTCCGTATCGGTGGCATAA